A single window of Sandaracinaceae bacterium DNA harbors:
- the upp gene encoding uracil phosphoribosyltransferase, with amino-acid sequence MGEVHVIGHPLVQHKLTLMRRASTSTSSFRQLLEEISMLMGYEVTRDMPLSVESIDTPLEQMDAPTLEGKKVVVISILRAGDGILNGILKLLPSARIGHIGLYRDPKTLKPVEYYYKVPGELGDRDVIVCDPMLATGNSAIAAVERIKAGNPKSLKFVCLLTAPEGIAAFHDAHPDVAIYTAAIDRQLNEKGYILPGLGDAGDRLFGTK; translated from the coding sequence ATGGGCGAAGTACACGTCATCGGTCACCCGCTGGTTCAGCACAAGCTCACCCTCATGCGTCGCGCGTCGACGTCGACGAGCAGCTTCCGGCAGCTCCTCGAAGAGATCAGCATGCTGATGGGCTACGAGGTCACCCGGGACATGCCGCTCTCGGTCGAGTCGATCGACACGCCGCTCGAGCAGATGGACGCGCCCACCCTCGAGGGGAAGAAGGTCGTCGTCATCTCGATCCTGCGCGCGGGCGACGGGATCCTCAACGGCATCCTCAAGCTCCTGCCGTCGGCGCGCATCGGCCACATCGGGCTCTACCGCGACCCGAAGACCCTCAAGCCGGTCGAGTACTACTACAAGGTCCCGGGCGAGCTCGGCGACCGCGACGTCATCGTCTGCGACCCCATGCTCGCCACCGGCAACAGCGCCATCGCCGCGGTGGAGCGCATCAAGGCCGGCAACCCGAAGAGCCTCAAGTTCGTCTGCCTCCTGACCGCGCCCGAGGGCATCGCCGCCTTCCACGACGCCCACCCCGACGTGGCCATCTACACCGCGGCCATCGACCGCCAGCTCAACGAGAAGGGCTACATCCTGCCCGGCCTCGGCGACGCGGGCGACCGCCTCTTCGGCACGAAGTAG
- a CDS encoding LysR family transcriptional regulator, which produces MSWDDLRYLEAMVRGGSAAAAARELNVAVSTVYRRLGALEEDVGGPCVVRGADGVVLTDAGHALLDAARRVATDLAAAKQIAAGRKDRVAGAVGLTTVEGYLPLLERPLAALADRHPELRVDLHIAHAGPSVRRREVEVAIAVVPNPPPGLWGKRLPRIEYGVFGLATERDRADRRWIVCGPPLEHIPEAELERAHAARVSVATGSRLAMLALARRGAGVALLPRPIAALHPELVELDEYRDVTAALGRVAWLLIHPDNREDARVRALMDALLAELL; this is translated from the coding sequence GTGAGCTGGGACGACCTCCGCTACCTCGAGGCGATGGTCCGCGGAGGGAGCGCGGCGGCGGCGGCGCGCGAGCTGAACGTCGCCGTCTCCACCGTCTATCGGCGCCTCGGCGCGCTCGAGGAGGACGTCGGCGGCCCGTGCGTGGTGCGCGGGGCGGACGGCGTGGTCCTGACCGACGCGGGACACGCGCTGCTCGACGCCGCGCGCCGCGTCGCCACCGATCTCGCGGCGGCCAAGCAGATCGCCGCGGGGCGCAAGGACCGCGTCGCGGGCGCGGTGGGGCTGACCACGGTGGAAGGGTATCTGCCCCTCCTCGAGCGCCCCCTCGCCGCGCTCGCGGATCGGCACCCCGAGCTGCGCGTCGACCTCCACATCGCGCACGCGGGCCCGAGCGTCCGGCGGCGCGAGGTCGAGGTGGCGATCGCGGTGGTGCCGAACCCGCCGCCCGGCCTGTGGGGCAAGCGCCTGCCGCGCATCGAGTACGGCGTCTTCGGCCTCGCGACCGAGCGCGACCGCGCCGACCGCCGCTGGATCGTCTGCGGCCCGCCGCTCGAGCACATCCCCGAGGCGGAGCTCGAGCGGGCGCACGCCGCGCGGGTGAGCGTCGCGACGGGCTCTCGCCTCGCCATGCTCGCGCTCGCGCGCCGCGGCGCTGGCGTGGCGCTCTTGCCGCGCCCGATCGCCGCGCTGCACCCCGAGCTCGTCGAGCTCGACGAGTACCGCGACGTCACGGCCGCGCTCGGCCGCGTCGCGTGGCTCCTGATCCACCCCGACAACCGCGAAGACGCCCGCGTCCGCGCGCTGATGGACGCCCTCCTCGCCGAGCTGCTCTGA
- a CDS encoding rhomboid family intramembrane serine protease: protein MDSRDVDAQLENAPLFRRLAYSAVMDLADDTLVVAAVEDLVAARDMDGKLGAIVVRLGDPSLAERLGKLLRVWQVGATSIVVIGDEEAAEALKSDAPPPIRRGRLIWHGVSEDGARWDDARKGPLGAKLDDALAPGRALDWEGFEDRLRRSVARNTEQRAFAQRLYGTTPIVTYALLTANLMMFGLQAALGGFDPSVRLLIRLGGIEPHSIMNGEVWRLVSGAFLHGGVMHLGFNMMVLVILGRFVERLLGPARFLVLYTACALAGSLASTFLMDAAVSVGASGALWGILAAEAVFAFAPGFLPPPMVALARRTALINLGLNVAASFRPHVDWAAHAGGGLVGALLLYFVLSRGVPRGDRIAHDRPTPLPGQNIVAGLCVALLVGGAVAGPVLGGAFEPAPTAPIYERVVIDGTTATVQVPSSLAPQPAEVGDDSLRVDQSFGDLLHDPASVGVAIISVPPIPDDTLDLEITSILEALGEAPPNSTVTEGARRRDDTSLRAAASASYRYESDARHDVYIGIAERALIRVDVISWPDGDAFAAGLARHVVESYRDGAR from the coding sequence GTGGACAGCCGAGACGTCGACGCGCAGCTCGAGAACGCCCCGCTCTTCCGGCGGCTCGCGTATTCCGCGGTGATGGACCTCGCGGACGACACCCTCGTGGTCGCCGCGGTCGAGGATCTCGTCGCGGCGCGCGACATGGACGGCAAGCTCGGCGCCATCGTGGTGCGCCTCGGCGACCCGTCGCTCGCGGAGCGGCTCGGCAAGCTCCTCCGCGTCTGGCAGGTCGGCGCCACCTCGATCGTCGTGATCGGCGACGAGGAGGCGGCCGAGGCCCTGAAGAGCGACGCCCCCCCGCCCATCCGCCGGGGCCGGCTGATCTGGCACGGCGTGAGCGAAGACGGCGCGCGCTGGGACGACGCGCGCAAGGGCCCCCTCGGCGCCAAGCTCGACGACGCGCTCGCGCCGGGGCGCGCCCTGGACTGGGAGGGTTTCGAGGATCGCCTCCGCCGCTCGGTCGCGCGCAACACCGAGCAGCGCGCCTTCGCGCAGCGGCTCTACGGCACGACCCCCATCGTCACCTACGCGCTGCTGACCGCGAACCTGATGATGTTCGGCCTCCAGGCCGCGCTCGGCGGGTTCGATCCCAGCGTGCGGCTGCTCATCCGCCTCGGCGGCATCGAGCCCCACTCGATCATGAACGGAGAGGTGTGGCGGCTCGTCTCCGGCGCGTTCCTGCACGGCGGGGTGATGCACCTCGGCTTCAACATGATGGTGCTCGTCATCCTGGGGCGCTTCGTCGAGCGGCTCCTCGGGCCGGCGCGCTTCCTCGTGCTCTACACCGCGTGCGCGCTCGCCGGCTCGCTCGCGAGCACCTTCCTCATGGACGCCGCCGTCTCGGTCGGCGCGAGCGGCGCGCTCTGGGGCATCCTCGCGGCGGAGGCCGTCTTCGCGTTCGCGCCAGGCTTCTTGCCCCCACCCATGGTCGCCCTCGCGCGGCGCACGGCGCTGATCAACCTCGGCCTCAACGTCGCCGCGTCCTTCAGGCCCCACGTCGACTGGGCCGCGCACGCGGGCGGCGGGCTCGTCGGCGCGCTGCTCCTCTACTTCGTGCTCAGCCGCGGCGTCCCGCGCGGCGACCGCATCGCGCACGACCGGCCCACCCCGCTCCCCGGCCAGAACATCGTGGCCGGCCTGTGCGTGGCGCTCCTCGTGGGCGGGGCGGTCGCGGGCCCCGTGCTCGGCGGCGCGTTCGAGCCCGCGCCGACCGCGCCGATCTACGAGCGCGTGGTGATCGACGGCACCACCGCCACCGTGCAGGTCCCCTCGAGCCTCGCGCCGCAGCCGGCTGAGGTCGGCGACGACTCCCTGCGCGTCGACCAGAGCTTCGGCGACCTGCTGCACGACCCGGCCTCGGTCGGCGTCGCGATCATCTCGGTCCCGCCGATCCCCGACGACACCCTCGACCTCGAGATCACCTCCATCCTCGAGGCCCTCGGCGAGGCGCCCCCCAATTCCACCGTCACCGAGGGCGCGCGGCGCCGCGACGACACGTCTCTCCGCGCGGCGGCGAGCGCGTCCTATCGCTACGAGTCCGACGCGCGGCACGACGTCTACATCGGCATCGCCGAGCGCGCGCTGATCCGCGTGGACGTGATCTCGTGGCCCGACGGCGACGCCTTCGCGGCCGGCCTCGCGCGCCACGTCGTCGAGTCCTACCGCGACGGCGCGCGGTGA
- a CDS encoding Uma2 family endonuclease, whose translation MSANEAANPLAPPIPPGEDELPYSDGEPLESETHREQMQLLIETLNAHWATRDDFYCGGNMFVYFSETQVRHNDFRGPDVFVVLDTTRRVRKSWVVWQEERTPDVVIELLSASTEHRDRGEKMRIYERVLKVGHYFLYDPVSGALEGYRLRDRSYEPIEEDDGLLEASSLGLSLGVWRGAHHGVEGDWLRWYEEGEPIPTPEERAATAAARAEAEAARADAERARADRLEEQLAAYRARFGDID comes from the coding sequence ATGAGCGCCAACGAGGCAGCCAACCCGCTCGCGCCGCCGATCCCGCCCGGCGAGGACGAGCTGCCCTACAGCGATGGGGAGCCCTTGGAGAGCGAGACCCACCGCGAGCAGATGCAGCTGCTCATCGAGACCCTGAACGCGCACTGGGCCACCCGCGACGACTTCTATTGCGGCGGGAACATGTTCGTGTACTTCAGCGAGACGCAGGTCCGACACAACGACTTCCGTGGTCCGGACGTGTTCGTCGTGCTCGACACGACCCGGCGCGTCCGCAAGTCATGGGTCGTCTGGCAGGAGGAGCGCACGCCGGACGTCGTGATCGAGCTCCTGAGCGCCTCCACCGAGCACCGCGACCGCGGCGAGAAGATGCGCATCTACGAGCGTGTGCTGAAGGTCGGCCACTACTTCCTCTACGACCCCGTCAGCGGCGCGCTCGAGGGCTACCGCCTCCGAGACCGGAGCTACGAGCCGATCGAGGAGGACGACGGGCTGCTCGAGGCCAGCTCGCTCGGGCTCTCGCTGGGGGTCTGGCGCGGCGCGCACCACGGCGTCGAGGGCGACTGGCTGCGCTGGTACGAGGAGGGCGAGCCGATCCCGACGCCCGAAGAGCGCGCGGCGACGGCGGCGGCGCGGGCGGAGGCCGAGGCGGCACGCGCCGACGCCGAGCGGGCCCGCGCCGATCGGCTCGAGGAGCAGCTCGCGGCCTACCGCGCCAGGTTCGGCGACATCGACTGA
- a CDS encoding CAP domain-containing protein: MRRLVFLSALFAAFGLAHVASAQDFDAAGFDAAGEEAMLNRINALRVERQLQPLGRSGELDAVARAHTSDMLERGQLAHVSPETGTPEDRVRRAGVEAGVIAENVAFHRDAVQAQAALEASEAHLANLLNPSVTHVGLGSRANGRGVYVTQVFAQLSPPSAPAVASAPQPPVPDLVEAPVLADPEPPRPAFGIIPPFVEQVARGAVDTATGAVTPEGGPQATPAPSAPVAEAPAAPEAVTAPEADSADAPETTPPPAATQAALRQLIGLAQSLLGGAPAE, encoded by the coding sequence ATGCGTCGTCTCGTCTTCCTCTCCGCCCTCTTCGCCGCCTTCGGCCTCGCTCACGTGGCCTCGGCGCAAGATTTCGACGCGGCGGGTTTCGACGCGGCGGGTGAGGAGGCGATGCTGAACCGCATCAACGCGCTCCGGGTGGAGCGTCAGCTCCAGCCCCTGGGCCGCTCGGGCGAGCTGGACGCCGTGGCCCGGGCCCACACGAGCGACATGCTCGAGCGCGGGCAGCTCGCGCACGTCTCTCCGGAGACCGGCACCCCGGAGGACCGCGTCCGCCGCGCCGGCGTCGAGGCGGGCGTGATCGCCGAGAACGTCGCCTTCCACCGCGACGCGGTCCAGGCCCAGGCGGCGCTCGAGGCGAGCGAGGCCCACCTCGCCAACCTGCTCAACCCCAGCGTGACCCACGTCGGCCTCGGCTCGCGCGCCAACGGCCGCGGCGTCTACGTCACGCAGGTCTTCGCGCAGCTGAGCCCGCCGAGCGCGCCCGCCGTCGCCAGCGCCCCCCAGCCGCCCGTCCCGGACCTGGTCGAGGCGCCCGTGCTCGCCGACCCCGAGCCCCCGCGCCCCGCCTTCGGCATCATCCCGCCCTTCGTCGAACAGGTCGCGCGCGGCGCGGTCGACACCGCGACCGGCGCCGTCACGCCCGAGGGCGGCCCTCAGGCCACCCCGGCGCCCTCGGCGCCCGTGGCCGAGGCGCCCGCCGCGCCCGAAGCCGTCACCGCGCCCGAAGCCGACAGCGCCGACGCCCCCGAGACCACCCCGCCGCCCGCGGCCACGCAGGCCGCCCTCCGCCAGCTCATCGGCCTCGCCCAGTCGCTCCTCGGCGGCGCCCCGGCCGAGTGA
- a CDS encoding amidohydrolase family protein has translation MTIVDAWIQHPTPAFIGHDMFASLRRWMGLTEIPESIPIELTLGALESAGVSRALVSAWHGPEGAMISNDEVAGFVAQAPDRLLGVASVDLRRPMEAVRELRRCVEELGFKGLRMLPWLWELPPDDRRYYPLYAACVELGVPFCLQVGHAGPLRPSEPGRPIPYLDRVACDFPELTIVGGHIGYPWTTEMIAMATKYENVFIDTSAYKPSRYPDELVAFMQKHGRRKVLFGSNFPMIQPAACVAQLDALGLDEEARALFLAGNAERVFRL, from the coding sequence ATGACCATCGTCGACGCCTGGATCCAGCACCCGACGCCCGCCTTCATCGGGCACGACATGTTCGCCTCGCTCCGCCGTTGGATGGGGCTGACGGAGATCCCCGAGAGCATCCCGATCGAGCTCACGCTCGGCGCGCTCGAGAGCGCCGGGGTCTCTCGCGCGCTGGTGAGCGCGTGGCACGGGCCCGAGGGCGCGATGATCTCGAACGACGAGGTGGCGGGCTTCGTCGCGCAGGCGCCCGATCGGCTGCTCGGCGTGGCGTCGGTGGATCTGCGGCGCCCGATGGAGGCGGTGCGCGAGCTGCGCCGCTGCGTCGAGGAGCTCGGCTTCAAGGGCCTGCGCATGCTGCCGTGGCTCTGGGAGCTGCCGCCCGACGACCGCCGCTACTACCCGCTCTACGCGGCGTGCGTCGAGCTGGGCGTGCCCTTCTGTCTGCAAGTCGGCCACGCGGGGCCGCTGCGCCCGAGCGAGCCGGGCCGGCCGATCCCCTACCTCGACCGCGTCGCGTGCGACTTCCCCGAGCTGACGATCGTCGGCGGGCACATCGGCTACCCTTGGACGACCGAGATGATCGCGATGGCGACGAAGTACGAGAACGTCTTCATCGACACCTCGGCCTACAAGCCGAGCCGCTACCCGGACGAGCTCGTCGCGTTCATGCAGAAGCACGGCCGGCGCAAGGTGCTCTTCGGCAGCAACTTCCCGATGATCCAGCCCGCCGCGTGCGTGGCGCAGCTCGACGCGCTCGGCCTCGACGAGGAGGCGCGCGCGCTCTTTCTCGCGGGCAACGCCGAGCGCGTGTTCCGGCTCTGA
- a CDS encoding urate hydroxylase PuuD has translation MEVQIADWLSLIVRWLHIIFGAAWIGTSFYFNWLNNQVRPVESGPTPEGVEGELWSVHGGKFYQVVKYQVAPPRLPKTLHWFKYEAYFTWISGFALLAIVYYLEPSAYLIDPQVQALHPHVAISIGVGTLIVGWTGYHYLCKSPLARWPVVFAVLGFALLTGIAFGLTQVFGSRAAYIHVGALIGTMMAWNVFFVIIPNQKKTVAAMEKGEAPDPSLGKAGAQRSLHNNYLTLPVLFIMVSNHYPMTFGHEWNWAILAAIALIGAGVRHWFNLQGQGQKNVWILPAAAVAMVALALVSAPRTQAYEGEVSFAMVRDIVERRCVECHSAEPTSELFVVAPQGVMFDDPQEIHDRAARIYNQVVVTEQMPLSNLTGITDEERAILGAWYRRGASMD, from the coding sequence ATGGAAGTACAGATCGCAGACTGGCTCTCGCTGATCGTCCGCTGGCTCCACATCATCTTCGGGGCCGCGTGGATCGGGACGAGCTTCTACTTCAACTGGCTCAACAACCAGGTGCGGCCCGTCGAGTCCGGCCCCACGCCCGAGGGCGTCGAGGGCGAGCTCTGGTCGGTGCACGGCGGCAAGTTCTACCAGGTCGTCAAATACCAGGTCGCGCCGCCCCGGCTGCCCAAGACGCTGCACTGGTTCAAGTACGAGGCGTACTTCACCTGGATCAGCGGCTTCGCCCTGCTGGCGATCGTCTACTACCTCGAGCCGAGCGCGTATCTCATCGATCCGCAGGTCCAGGCGCTGCACCCGCACGTCGCGATCTCGATCGGCGTGGGCACGCTGATCGTCGGCTGGACCGGCTATCACTACCTCTGCAAGTCGCCGCTCGCGCGCTGGCCCGTGGTCTTCGCGGTGCTCGGCTTCGCGCTGCTGACGGGGATCGCCTTCGGCCTCACGCAGGTCTTCGGGAGCCGCGCCGCGTACATCCACGTGGGCGCGCTGATCGGCACGATGATGGCGTGGAACGTCTTCTTCGTGATCATCCCGAACCAGAAGAAGACGGTGGCCGCGATGGAGAAGGGCGAGGCGCCGGACCCCTCGCTCGGCAAGGCGGGCGCGCAGCGCTCCTTGCACAACAACTATCTGACGCTCCCCGTGCTCTTCATCATGGTGAGCAACCACTACCCGATGACCTTCGGGCACGAGTGGAACTGGGCGATCCTCGCCGCCATCGCGCTGATCGGCGCGGGCGTGCGGCACTGGTTCAACCTGCAAGGCCAGGGGCAGAAGAACGTCTGGATCCTCCCCGCCGCGGCGGTGGCCATGGTGGCCCTGGCGCTCGTGAGCGCGCCCCGCACGCAGGCGTACGAGGGCGAGGTGAGCTTCGCGATGGTGCGCGACATCGTCGAGCGCCGCTGCGTCGAGTGTCACTCGGCCGAGCCCACGAGCGAGCTCTTCGTGGTGGCGCCTCAGGGCGTCATGTTCGACGACCCGCAGGAGATCCACGATCGCGCGGCGCGCATCTACAACCAGGTCGTGGTGACCGAGCAGATGCCGCTGTCCAACTTGACGGGCATCACCGACGAAGAGCGCGCGATCCTCGGCGCGTGGTACCGGCGCGGCGCGAGCATGGACTGA